The sequence below is a genomic window from Chloroflexota bacterium.
TGGCCGGAGACGGGACCGAACCAGCGGTGTTGGAAGAGGCTGGGATCGCGGGCGCTGATGTGTTAGCGGCAGTGACCGGTGATGATGAGACCAACCTGGTGGCAACAAACCTGGCCCGTTTCGAGTTCGAAGTCCCACGGGTTATCGCCCGGGTGAACAACCCGCGCAATGCCTGGCTTTTCACGCCGGCGATGGGTGTAGATGTAGCAGTCAACCAGGCTGACTTAATGGCCCGGCTGATCGCAGAAGAGATGTCACTGGGCGACATGATGATGTTAATGAAACTCCGGCGCGGGAAAGTGGCCATCGTAGAGGAGAAAATAGACGCAGGGGCCCCAGCCGACGGTCACGTGCTGAGTGATCTCAGCATTCCATCAGGCAGTAATATCATGGCAGTGATTCGCAAAGATGAGGTTATTGTGCCCGATGGGTCCACACGGCTGCAGGCTGGCGATGAAATCATCGCCATAGTACGCTCAGATATGGCTCCGATGTTGGCGAGACTCTTTGGGAATCCTTCAGCCAGTTGAGGAAGCGGAGACTTCGTGAAAAGCCATCTCCTGTTCCCTTGATTGGGGAACAACAAAATAGTCTATGCCGACGCTAAGGTGGCGAGCCAATGCTTCCAGGTCAGCCAAAGGGATATCTTTTTCGCCATACTCATACTGAGACAACCGACGAGTTGAGATCCCTACAGCAGCGGCACATTCTTTCTGTGAGATATTCGCCTCCAGGCGTGCTTGTTTCAGCAGCGCACCGATGATTTTACGGCGCAATTCCATCGCCTTTTCAGAAGGAACTTTAGAGGGCGTCACTGTCGCCGTTTCATCAAAGAAGTACATCAGAGGGACATTACACAGGATAGCCACCACTTCCAATTCCGGCAACGAAATCTCTTTCTCACCCAATTCATACTGAGATATGCGTCGTGCCGTAACCCCCAATGCTTTAGCCACATCCTTCTGGCTTTTGCCAGCGTTCTCGCGAGCGCTGCGAATCAACAAACCGACGATCTTGGAACGGATCTGGCGGGCTTTTTCGCTCACTTCTCTGCCTCCGGGATAACCTCTGGCCTGACAAATTACATTTTATCAAGAATGGCTCAAACAGGCAACTTGTGCTGGACAACCTTGTTAATTTCCACTATACTCCTTGCCCAAGAAAGGCGCGCAAATGATCAAAGCAGACCTGCACGTCCACACCAGCGCTTCGCGAGACTCTATGCTCTCACCCGAGGAGTTGATTGCTTTGTGTTTGCGGCGGGGCATTGGCGCGTTGGCTGTTACCGACCATAATCATATCGCTGGGGCGCTACGCCTGCGTGAGATAGCGCCCTTCCCAGTAATTGTTGGCGAAGAAATCCAGACTACCTGCGGTGAGATAATGGGGCTGTTTTTAGAGGAAACAGTCCCCAAGAACTTGTCTCCAGAAGAGACTGTGATCCGCATCAAGGAACAGGGCGGGTTGGTTATAATACCACATCCATTTGACCGAGTACGTCGCTCTGTATTACGCCGAGATGCATTATATGCTATTCTGGATCAGGTAGACGGTATTGAGGTTTTCAATGCACGCGTGACTCTGCCTAATGATAACATCCGCGCACGGGCTTTAGCTGAGGAGCGTGGCCTTTTGCAGACTGCTGGTAGCGATGGACATATCGCCTGTGAGATAGGCAACGCCTGGGTTGAGATGCCAGAGTTCGAAGACAAAGAAGGTTTCCTTCATGCACTGGCTCAGGGGCGGGTGCATGGTTCGCTGACGAATCCTTTTATCCACGTCATAGGTACGTGGGTCAAGTGGCACAAGCGCCTTAAAGGAAAGCAATCTGTACTATGAATATCGCGACCTCATTATTGGGCCTCTTCGTCTCGCTGCTTGCGGCTGTTTTCCCCACTCTTATCTACGCTGGCATCGTGCATTGGTTCGATCGTTACGAAAAGGAACCGTTCCGGCTGATAGTTTTGGCTTTCTTGTGGGGAGCCATCCCCGCAACGGCGCTATCACTGGTGGTCGAGATCCTATTGGATGCACCCTTAGCGGCCCTGGGTACAACATCGGCAGAGTTCGTTTCTTCCACCGCTGTGGCCCCATTTGTGGAAGAGGCCATCAAGGGGTTGGCGTTGCTCGGGCTTTTCCTTTTCCGCCGATGTGAGTTCGACAATGTTTTGGATGGCATCATATACGGCGCGTTGGTGGGTCTTGGCTTTGCTATGGCCGAGAATTTCATCTACTTCACCAGCGCTTTCCATGAAGGCGGTTACAGTCAACTCACGTTTGTGATTCTGATGCGCTCGTTCGTTTTCGGGCTTAACCACGCGCTGTACACTTCGGTGACTGGTGCAGGACTGGGGTATGTGCGCATAGCCCGATCGCGTTGGAGGCGTTGGGGAATACCTCTGATGGCCTTTGGTGCGAGCGTTGGCCTGCATATCTTCCATAACTTCTTCGCTACGTTGGCAGAGCAGCACTTAATTGGTTTACTAATCGGTTTTGCGGGTGATTGGGCTGCAATCCTCGTGGTGTTCTTTGTCATTGCCTTAGCCTGGCGCGAAGAGAAGAAATGGATTGCAGAAGAACTTAGATCCGAGGTAGAACTCGGAACACTCTCAGCCGAGGAGTACGCAATGACCATCTCCTATCGAAACCGGCTGCGAGCCCAACTGGGCGCATTGCTGAGTAATAGTCTGCGCCACGCTCGCGCACTAAGCCGACTGTCACAGTTGGCTACCGAACTCGCCTTCAAGAAGCACCAGGTCTGGATTCACGGGCCCAGTAGTCCGGAATCGAGACTGATAGAAGAACTGCGCGTTCGCATCAAGGAGCACAGGAGAAACGCAACCGTTTGAAAAGTGCATTCGAGGAAGGAGTGAGCAATCTATGCGTATCGCGGTCTTAAGTGACATCCATGACCACATTTGGAACCTGGAGAAAGTCTTAGCCCGAGAGGACGTCCAAGAGGCCGGCGCTCTGATCTTTTGTGGTGATTTCTGCGCCCCCTTCACTCTCAAGCAAATGGCCGATGGTTTCGTCGGCCCGGTGCATGCGATCTTCGGCAACAACGACGGCGACAAATTCCTGCTCAGCAAGATCGCCCAGGGGACAAAGAATATCACTTTATACGACGAGATGGGCGAAGTTGAATTCGAGGGAGTGCGCCTCGCCTTCGTGCATTACACCAAACTAGGAAGATATCTAGCCGCCTCTGGTCATTTTGCAGCCGTCTTCAGTGGCCACACCCATGAGGCGGGGCAAGAGACCATTGGCAAAACGTTGTGGGCGAATCCTGGCGAGATAATGGGTCGGTTCGGGACTCCTTCGTACGGCATTTATGATACCGAAACGGGGGTTTTCACGCACCGATTGCTGTAGGGAAGGTTATCCTACCCCTGCACACGGATATCCTTCATTCGCTCTTCTTTGAGAGAGACCGCCGTGGCTTTCGTGAACGGGGTTTTATCTCCAGTTCATCGAAATCCACCACTTCTTTGCCCCGCAGGCGTTCCACAATCTTGCGAGCGATGAGCTCCATGTGGGCATTGTATTTCACAAAATCTAAGTCATCCGAGGGAACCGTTAACACCGGGCACAGGGAGAAGCGTTCGATCCACTCTTCGTACAGATTATTGAGTTGTTCCAAATAGGCAGGGGATACGTCACGCTCGAAGTCACGTCCTCGCTGGCGGATACGCTTGAGCAGGGTGGGGACCGAGGCCCGGAGGTAAATCACTAGGTCAGGAGGGGGCAGAAATTGGGTCAGAACCTCATATAATTCACGGTAACTGCGGTGATCGCGTTCGGTCATAAGGCCCTGGCGATAAAGGTTTTCGGCGAATATCTCGGCATCTTCGTAGACGCTGCGGTCCTGCACCACCGTGTTGGGATGGTCGAGAATCTGGCGATGATGGCGCAAGCGGCGGGTGAGGAAAAAGATTTGGGAATGGAAACTCCATGTTCTCATGTCCTTGTAAAAATCGGCCAGGTAGGGGTTATCATCCACCGCCTCATAGAAGGGTTCCCAGCCCAATTTCCGGCTGAGTAGTTCTGTCAACGTGGATTTGCCCACGCCGATATTGCCTGCCACAGCAATGAACTTCTTAACCATGGCTTCACTCCTCTCCGTGCTCTCCTTCGCAACGGCTGCGCATCTTTTCCAGATAAGCATCTTCCAGATCCACACCTACCTGATTCGCCAGGCGAATCAGGTAGGCCAGACTCTCCGCCAGTCTCTGGCGCAAGCCCGGCAAGTTTTGACGCAAAGCCTCTTCACGCGCCTCCTCTTGATTGCCCAGTTGTTGCTGCAATGCCTCTTGGGTAGCCCACGTCCTTTTGAGCAGACTTGCCAACTCCCCGATCTCCTCCTGAAGACCAATAAAATCGAAGTAGAGGTCGGTATAGAAGCCCCTCTCTTCACCCAAGGCGCGGTGCAACCTCTGGAAATCGCCCAGCCTTCGTCGTGAAGTTTGCAGGATAACCTCCGGCTGCTCCACTGATATCGTTCCAAGAGGCAACGGGCGTTGATGGGTGCCCTGCCCCAAGGCCGTGCGGATGCGAGCAACCACACTGGCCAAATCATCCGGGTTCCGCACCCAATCGAGTTCATTAGTGTCTATGGGAAGGACCGGGGTCTGGCGATACTCCGCGAAGAAATTTTCATAAGCCCGGCGTAGGTCGTCAATGTACTGGCGTGACATCGCCCGCTCATAGGGGCGGTCGCGCACAGCAATACGCTCCAAGAGCACATCGGTGTCAGCACGGAGGTAGACAACTAGATCGGGCAGTGGAATATTCTCGGCTAGTTCTTGATGTAGCCGTTCGTAGACATCCAATTCATCGCCTTTTAAATTCAGGTGAGCGAAGAGGCGATCTTTGGCAAACATATAATCGCTGATCAGAGTGGAGCGCCCCACCAAGGGCAAAACTGCGCGGTGTTGTTGGCGATACCGGGAGAGGAGGAAGAATATCTGCGTCTGGAAGGCGTATTTCTCACGGTCGGCGTAGAAATCGCTCAGGAAAGGATTTTGTTCAAACACTTCGAGAAGCAGTTGAGCCCGGAAATCATCTTTCATCAGGCGAGCCAAGGTGGTCTTGCCCACCCCGATTGGGCCCTCAATAGCAATATAGGGGTTGTCCGCCATACACTCATTCTCCCTTACAGACGGCTTCGCCCACCTCAGAGCATGCAGTTTTTCGGAACTCTGCATATGGATGGGCTAAGCCGAAGACTATCCTCCCCCGTGTTTGACAAATCCGTTATAGCCCAGACCTTTCCGGGCTCGATCGTTATGAAACAGCACCATCTTGCCTCCAAAGGTCCCTATCCTTGTGTTCCCTCGCTTTTGGAAGTGTCCTTTGGTTTCCGTGGAAGAGTCTCTGTGCACCGGCAAGCCCTATTCCACGATCAGGCTCACGTCCGACACCAGACTTTCATAACTCCACCCCGAAGCGTACACTCGTAACGAAACGATTTTGTATGGTACGATGGGCAAGTGGCCAATCAGGTTACCAGAATCGAAGGGGTACCACATTGCTTGAGGGATCTGCAAGCCATTCTGTGTGGGGTTCCCTGCCAGATTCTGGTAATAGAATCCCTGTACCCAATGCGTCTCGCTGCCGTACACATCCCGGTAAGTCATACGAATCATGAGCGGGTACTCCGAACTCTGGTAGCCGCCTCCCGATAGACTCTGGTAAACCAGTTTCACGTTAGCGCGGATAATGAGGGTAGTAGGCGGATCGGGAAAGTCGCGATCAATCGTCTGCTCAATGATGGTCTCGCAGTGGTTGTACTCTCCACCGGTGCGGTAGAAGCGTACGGCGCGAAATCCTCCATCGGTGACCATAGTAACCGTGCCGTCCACGTTACCGCCGTCGCCACCTTGATCGTTGAAAGCACGCCAGCCAGTGCTGAGCGGTTGGCTGAAGTCCCCGTTAATCAAAATATCCCGTGCCGCAGGCAAGGGCACAGTTGGAGCCTCACCAGCGCGTACAGATGTGCGCTCCCGCTGTGACAAGTACACTGTCTCCTCTGCGGAGCGCACGCCTGGGTTGGTGGAGGTAACTGTGGCCTCTCCGCGATGGGCCACGACCTCGGTGCGCTCGTTGGTTACGTCAATGGTGTAACTGCCATTTGGCGCTAGAGATGACACTGCTTGAAGGGAATGGACCTCATAGTGGGTCGGTCGCTCCAGTGCCAACACCGTGACCATGCGCATACGCCCGCCTCGCATTTCAATGCTGATCTCGCTCGGTTTTCTGCTCAGGCTGAAACGCGGGGAACGCATCCGGCTCAATTCTACTTGACTAGGGTTGAACAACCGGATGAAGGACTGGTCAAAAAACGTGACAATAGCCTGGGCCTTTTCGTCCACGATGATGGTACTGCCCTCGGGTACCGAGATGCTATTACCTGCCATAACAGGTTTGGCCGGACCGCCTCGCGGGTCCTCCACCACAACCGTCCCTTCCAAGGACTCCACTAGGGCCTCGCGCGCAACAGTGGCGTTAATCAGATACGAACGCACACCCCATGGCACCGCTATTACCAGGAAGCAGAACACGGCAAAACTGACCAAGAGGACGGCCCAGGCCAATCGTTCGGGGTTGCGTCGCATTAGTAGCGCACCTCGAACCCGCGGAATTCACCGCTTGCTTTGTCCCAGGTAACGTCTACCCTCTCCACATGTGCCCCAGGCGGTCCTTGCCGTAAGTAGGCCAAGAATCTTTCTAAGGTTGCTTCTGGTCCTTCGGCTACTACCTCGACCGTGCCATCCCACTGGTTGCGCACATAGCCGCGTAAGCCCAGCATGTGAGCACGTTGGTAGGTGGAGTACCGGAAACCTACGCCTTGCACCCAGCCGTGCACTACGGCGTGGAAACGTCGCTCTTCGCTGGAATTTGAGGACCCATCTTCAGGCATCGCCACCACTTCCTCAACCCAGAAGTTGTTCTACGTAGTCACCACATTACGAAAAGACGCGAGGCTCGGTGATCATCGAGCCGTGTGAGCCCAGCATCCAGGGCCAATCGAACAGCCTGCTGGTACTCGGCATCCGTGATGCGGCGACGAAGTGCCGGTTCTTTCGCGGCCTGATAGCAAGGGCGATATTGAGCCATCACGTTGAGATACGTGTTCCGCGAGATCTCCTTGGCCAGGAAGCGCACGATGCCCGGCGTCCCCGCCAACCCTTCAGGCAACACAAGATGGCGCACCAACAGGCCTCGCTGGGCTACGCCGCGTTCGTCTATCACCAAATCACCAACCTGACGGTGCATCTCTTTCACTGCAGCGCGATTGACCGCAGGATAGTCCTTGATTTTCGACAGCCGCAAGGCTATGTCGGGATCATCGTATTTCATGTCGGGCATGTAGATATCCACTACGCCATCGAGTAGGGCCAAAGTGGACAAAGCATCATAGCCCCCCGTATTGTAGACCAGGGGCAGCCGTAAGCCCCGTTCTGCTGCGATCAGTAACCCGGCCAGGATCTGCGGCACCACATGGGTCGGTGAGACCAAATTGATGTTATGACACCCCATCTCTTGGAGACGCAGCATCATCGCAGCCAGTTCCTCGGGTTCGACTGGTTCACCATGTCCCTCCTGACTGATATCGCTGTTTTGACAATAAATGCAGCGGAGGTTGCACCAAGTGAAGAAAATGGTGCCCGAGCCGCCCCACCCGACGAGAGGCGCTTCTTCGCCGAAATGGGGGCCGTAACTGGATACGACAGCCCGCTCACCAGTGCGACAGGCTGCGCCCTTCGTGCCGGCGCGACGGTTGGCCCCACAGGAACGCGGGCAAATATCGCAGGCCTCCAATCGCTGATAAGCCTGTGCCACGCGCCGACGCAATTCACCGGTTCGCAAAAGATTCAAGTAGGCAGGTTCAAATAGTGAGGACACCCTTTCCCTCACTGAAGAAGACACAGACGCTCCTTCCTCAAGCTCCCGAAGACGGCTGCTGACCCGCAATTGGACTACCACTCCTCGTCCCAATACTCATCCTCGTCTGTTTCCTCCGATTCGTTCTCTTCCGCCTCCTGACTCCCATAGACAAGCAGATCGAAAGGTTCACTACCCAGCGTCAGTTCGGCCAGGGCTTCCTCGGCCGCTTCACGCAGTGCCTCATCTGCTCCTTGGCAACAACGTTCCAGTGCCCTCTGCGCTCGGTTCCCCCCAATCTGTCCGAGTGCCCATATGGCTGCCTCACGCACCTCCGGATCAGGATCCTCAATCAGCCGTATCAGTACTGTTACCGCAGCTTTCGCCTGTAATTCTCCGGCTGCGCGCGCTGCCTCGTAGCGCATAGCAGGGCTCTCGGAGTCTAATTCATTCAGGATGATCTCGGTCCAGTATGGATCAGCAGTGCGACCCATAGCAAATACCGCGCTGAGGCGCATCTGTTCGCTGGTATGGGCGTAAGCCTCGGCGATCACTTCCCGAACCCCCTCTTCGCACAGATAAGCGATGGATTCGATGGCGCGACGGCGAACCTCCAGAGTCTCGTTGGGTGAACGCACCACTTGCCACAGAGCCTCACGGGCTATCCTGGCGTACCGCTCGTCTAAGTCCCCCATTTCGGCCATCAGGACAAAACGAGCCAGCGATATAGCGGCAGCGGCTCGTACCATCTCTGCAGGATCATGTAACATCGCGCTGGCAAGGGGCTGCACCAGTGTGAAGTCCTCATCTTCCCACAGCCCTTCGATGGAAAGAGCACGGACCTCTGCATCCTCATCCTGCATAGTCGCCCGCAGCAGTACACGATAATCCAACTCGTAGTTCCTCTCCGCCGCTTCTGCGAGGAGCCGCACTATTTGACGCCGTCGCTCCAAAGCGATACTCGGCCAGCGTTGCACAAAGAGGTCTCTGTTATTGCGACTGAGGTCTGACAGCGCGTATAGATCTCCTGTTGCCAGGGGTGCGTTGACATCAGCGAGAACTAATAGTGTTTTCTCAAAATCCGAGACCATATTTACTCTCTACACAAGGGCCTGAAAAATGCAGCGATCGCAGGGTGCTTTTCAAATTCCTTTTGACCAGAGATCACCTCTACTGCCAAACGAAGCTACGTATCTCACTCGGCGGGCTAATGGGTACTCCCTCGCGCTCGCCATCGGCCCGTGTGCCTGTCTGGCGCATTACAATAACGCTCCACTCGAAACGGCGTTCGGTCTGTCCTGCCTGGTAATATAGCTCTCGCCATACCCGCCAGGACGTTTCTTTGATCCACGTACCTGAGTAACGAGGCTCGCCTCCCGCCGTGAAACGAATATTGACACTATACCACTCATCGTCAGCCAGTGTGCCAACCGGCTGCCACGCCAGGATAATGGTCGCCCCACTGCCATCGAACTGTTGGCCATCCGCTGGACTTAGGAGCGTTGGCGCGACGAAGGATAGAGTAGGAGTAGATGTAGCCTGTGGACGAACCGTAGCAGTCGGCGGAGCGGGCGTGGATGTCTCAGTAGGTGGCAAGGGCGTCGGTGTAGGCGTACGGGTACGGGTTCGCGTTGGTGTGGCAGTTGGCGTATCTGTGAATGTAGGCAATGGCGCGGAAGTGGGTGTGGATAGGAAAGCGAAGGAAGGTAGATGTACCTCTGAGAACAGCGCTCGGAATCTATCCCGGGCCACATTGCGACCCACGTACCACCCCACCAACAAAATCAGTGCTATGGCCATACCGCGCAGCCTATTGCGAATGCCAGGACGCAGCGGTGCCCCACAGTTTGAGCAAGCAAACAACCCCGCTGGCACAACCGCATGACAGTGGCTGCACTCGATCCTTCGTTGTGCACGGGTATTTATATTGGCCCCACATTCCGGGCAGATATACAGGCCCGATGGGACTTTGCTACCGCAATTTGGACAACGCATTGGTCTCTCAGGGCAAGGGCGACCCGCCCTGCAAGAAACGCATCACATCGAAATAGGAGATCAGTAGCATAAGCGCTACCAGTGCTAACAGGCCTATGAAGTGTACGAAACCTTCTTTTTCTGGCGCGATGCGCTTGCCGCCGCGCAATCCCTCAACGATAATAAACAACACCCGTCCGCCGTCCAACCCAGGAATAGGCAGCAGATTGAAGACGAAAAAGTTGACGCTCAAAAAGGCAGCAAACCGAATCAGGCTGATGATTCCAGAACGGGCTACAATACCGGTCATCTGCATGATACCCACCGGCCCCGCAAAGTCCTGTGGGCTCACCTGTCCCTGAAACAGATATTCAAACGTCGTGGCAATTAGTCCCACCATAGATCCAACGTCCGCGAATCCTTTCGATATCGCCGTCCAAATCGGTTGGCGACGCGGCTCGAACACGTAATCCTTCATGCCAAGGCTCACTCCAAGCGCCCCTTGACCTGGCGGAGGGTTCACTCTCGGCGTGACACGCACGATCAGCGTCTCTGTACCCCGCTCGATGGTCAAAGAGATCTCTTGCCCAGCCAATTCCTTGATACGATTTACCATGTCCACATACGTATGGAAAGGTGTACCTTCCACCGCCACGATCACATCATCAGGACGCAAGCCAGCGGCCTCGGCTGGCGACGCTGGTGCTACTTCGTGAATCACTACTTTGCCAACTGCTACCGGTTCGCCAATTAGATAGACTGAAGTCGCTAATAAGATTGCAAGCAGCAGGTTCATAAGTGGGCCCGCGGAGAGAGTAAGCAATCGGGTAGTGAGACTCTGGCGGGCAAAACTGTCGGGTGCGGAAGGATCTTCTTCTCCCAACATCCGCACGAACCCGCCCAACGGCAACGCATTCAGCGTGTACCTCGTTCCATCGCGCACGGCAATGGTCGCCAGGCGCGGCGGGAATCCTAAGCCAAATTCCTCCACTCTAATACCAGCACGTTTGGCAGCGATAAAATGCCCAGTCTCGTGAGCCAATACCAGCACACTAAAGACAACCACAAACGATGCTATCGTGAATAGCATTGATCGTCCCCTTCCCGTTTGGAGCACAATCGCCGGGACACATTCCTCCGGCGATTCATATTTTACATTAATTGCTGATATTAGGACAAGTCGCGATGGTGGGTACGCATTGGGATCTGGGCGGGCCTGGGCATGCCGAGGACTCCGAGGTGACTGCGAGCGCGCTGATTAAATTCCAAGTGGCTAGGGGTGGATGACCGTGCCACGCACTGGCTCGCCCAGCAATGCAGCGCGCACGCGCCCCGGATGTATCCCTGATAGGAGAGCAACGCGCAGATCCCCCAGTTCCCGCACTAAAGCCAACATTAGCATCACCTTCGATGCCATGCCGCCAGTTACATCCACGCCGTGCGAGCCCGAAAGCACTTGGATGACTTGAGCGGCGTTGGCTCTCGAAATCTCTGGTATCGGTTGTGCGCGGGGGTCTTTGTTGGGATCAGAGGTGAACACACCATTCACCTCTCCGGCCAAAATAATGCGTGAGGGATGCAATGCTCGTGCCAAATAGGCGAAGATCATCTCTGTGGAGATAATAGTGGTGCCCCACTCGGTGTCAAGCGCCACGTCGCCGTATACCAGCGGCACCAGTCCGTGCCTCAACAGTTCTTCCACAGGCCACTCGGCCATACTTACCAACCGTCCAGCCGTTGCTTGTGCTGAGGCCGATGGCTGAACTGAGACGACTGGGACACCCTCCGTCAAGAAAATGCCAGCCACGAGTCGGTTCAAATGGTTGGCCATAGCAGAGGTTTCCGCGTAACCCATCCAATTCGTAACACCTGTCTGCACGTGATACTTGTGGGCCACAATGTGGCCGAAGGAGCCAGCGCCATGCCCCAGCACCAACTGCAAATCAGGCCGGTTTTTCAGGGCCTCGCGTACCTCTCGCGCAAGCCGACGAGTGAGGCGACGGCGAAAAACTCCCGGCCGCCGCTTATCAGTGATAAGAGATCCGCCCAGTTTCAGAAAAACCAACTCAGTCAATGATCACCGTTTCTCCGTCTATTGTCACCCTGTCGCCGGTAACGATTTGTGAAATGTCCACTTGATCTACCATCGGGATGCCAGCAATAATCGCACCGACAGCAACGATGGGCTCGCTCTCGCTATTGATGATGGCGGCCGGGGCCACCCCATTGCGGGCTAGTCGGTAGATAATGTACGAGCCCACGGTGCTGCCTTTCCCAGAGGGAAAGACGAGTATACGCCCAGCGATGCTCTGGCCCTCCAGATCATGCCCAACTTCGATCACACAGGCCGTCTCTGGGTCCACGCCACCCAGAAAACTTATGGGTTCGCGACTCACCAACGCCAGGCCGGATGCCCGACCGGCCTTAATCACACGTCCCTTCAAGCGTCGTTCCACAGTGCTCATGACTTCTACCTTCGCCGATAGAGTGCAACCGCCAACGGGACACTATGGTCGCAGGAAATGGATGCCGACCGATGTGGCAGTGTGCTTGTCCTTCCCGTCACGGCCTTCGACCGGTCCCTCTCCATTGGCCAGTCAGCGCTGCGGCGATGCACCTCTCGAGCGGCCCGAAACGCACGTTTAAACCCAGCTGGCTCGGCGCGTAAAACGCAGTTTTCGCTGAGTTCGTGGCTAGACTTTGGAACCCCAATTCGGCCACTGGTGCAACGATAGGGCAAGTGTCTGCGACCACTTTCCCTCCTGCGTTCTCGATAGTGGCAACATAGCCACGCTGCTGGGCTTCCTCTTTCGTCTCGCGGGCAGTTGTTATCCACAGAGTTGCCCGTACGCGTTGACCAGTCAACGAGTCTGCGATGCGATGGAGAGTAGCAAGTGTGGCATGTGGACAGCCTATGTGCACGAAATCAATCTGGTCCAGGGGCCCATTCAACGCCGCGTAGCCCTCAGACAAACTACTCACCCGGACAACTCGGGCGTCAGAGCGGATGATTTCCGGCTGTGCTTCCGGGGTGACACCTTCCACGTGGTAGAGAGCCACGGCCCCGCTCGCAGCCATTGCTGCACCTAACGCCATCAGCCTATCCAACCCGCTTTCTTCTCCGGCCACAAGCGCATCAATCGCCCGGACTGGGTCGCCTGCCAAATCGCTCACATCGGGCACGTTTAAGTCCCGGAAATATGGCACCCCTGCGCCCACCAGCCGACCCACCAAATAACCCAGCGCACCGAAATCCGCTTCGGATTCCACGGCGCAGTCAACTTCGATGACGTAATCCGCCTGGCGATTCCTCTCGAGATGATAACCATAGCGTGCTGTCCGACCAGTAATGGCTGCTGCCAATGCGCTCGGACCACCTTCACGGTTGGTACGGGCACCCAAAACGCTGTTGGCAAAACAGACCGCGGAAGACTCGCTCCAAGCCACATGCGCGCCTGGTTTGGGCACATTCCCAACCAGATAGGGCGTACAGGTACAAGTACATCGCACACCCATAGTCGAAAAAGTTTCGATAACGGCGATCTGCTTTTCAGCAAAATCTTTGGAGAAACCCAACGTTTCCCAATCGCTCAGGTCCATACCCGCTGGGTTTAGCGTAGCGGGGACATGAACTCTTGCCCCCTCCGCAGCCCACTGGCGCAAGAATTCCAACCCAGCATCTCCCAGGTTCTTATAACTCACCCCAGAGATCTGGGCACTCTCGATGGGCACCAAGCCTTCCGCGCCGTATATTTTCCCCAGGGCCAGCACGATTTCCAGTGCCCGCTGAACTGCGGGCCC
It includes:
- a CDS encoding radical SAM protein, whose protein sequence is MSSLFEPAYLNLLRTGELRRRVAQAYQRLEACDICPRSCGANRRAGTKGAACRTGERAVVSSYGPHFGEEAPLVGWGGSGTIFFTWCNLRCIYCQNSDISQEGHGEPVEPEELAAMMLRLQEMGCHNINLVSPTHVVPQILAGLLIAAERGLRLPLVYNTGGYDALSTLALLDGVVDIYMPDMKYDDPDIALRLSKIKDYPAVNRAAVKEMHRQVGDLVIDERGVAQRGLLVRHLVLPEGLAGTPGIVRFLAKEISRNTYLNVMAQYRPCYQAAKEPALRRRITDAEYQQAVRLALDAGLTRLDDHRASRLFVMW
- a CDS encoding HEAT repeat domain-containing protein — its product is MVSDFEKTLLVLADVNAPLATGDLYALSDLSRNNRDLFVQRWPSIALERRRQIVRLLAEAAERNYELDYRVLLRATMQDEDAEVRALSIEGLWEDEDFTLVQPLASAMLHDPAEMVRAAAAISLARFVLMAEMGDLDERYARIAREALWQVVRSPNETLEVRRRAIESIAYLCEEGVREVIAEAYAHTSEQMRLSAVFAMGRTADPYWTEIILNELDSESPAMRYEAARAAGELQAKAAVTVLIRLIEDPDPEVREAAIWALGQIGGNRAQRALERCCQGADEALREAAEEALAELTLGSEPFDLLVYGSQEAEENESEETDEDEYWDEEW
- a CDS encoding zinc ribbon domain-containing protein, producing the protein MRCPNCGSKVPSGLYICPECGANINTRAQRRIECSHCHAVVPAGLFACSNCGAPLRPGIRNRLRGMAIALILLVGWYVGRNVARDRFRALFSEVHLPSFAFLSTPTSAPLPTFTDTPTATPTRTRTRTPTPTPLPPTETSTPAPPTATVRPQATSTPTLSFVAPTLLSPADGQQFDGSGATIILAWQPVGTLADDEWYSVNIRFTAGGEPRYSGTWIKETSWRVWRELYYQAGQTERRFEWSVIVMRQTGTRADGEREGVPISPPSEIRSFVWQ
- the rseP gene encoding RIP metalloprotease RseP, with the translated sequence MLFTIASFVVVFSVLVLAHETGHFIAAKRAGIRVEEFGLGFPPRLATIAVRDGTRYTLNALPLGGFVRMLGEEDPSAPDSFARQSLTTRLLTLSAGPLMNLLLAILLATSVYLIGEPVAVGKVVIHEVAPASPAEAAGLRPDDVIVAVEGTPFHTYVDMVNRIKELAGQEISLTIERGTETLIVRVTPRVNPPPGQGALGVSLGMKDYVFEPRRQPIWTAISKGFADVGSMVGLIATTFEYLFQGQVSPQDFAGPVGIMQMTGIVARSGIISLIRFAAFLSVNFFVFNLLPIPGLDGGRVLFIIVEGLRGGKRIAPEKEGFVHFIGLLALVALMLLISYFDVMRFLQGGSPLP
- a CDS encoding isopentenyl phosphate kinase family protein, translated to MTELVFLKLGGSLITDKRRPGVFRRRLTRRLAREVREALKNRPDLQLVLGHGAGSFGHIVAHKYHVQTGVTNWMGYAETSAMANHLNRLVAGIFLTEGVPVVSVQPSASAQATAGRLVSMAEWPVEELLRHGLVPLVYGDVALDTEWGTTIISTEMIFAYLARALHPSRIILAGEVNGVFTSDPNKDPRAQPIPEISRANAAQVIQVLSGSHGVDVTGGMASKVMLMLALVRELGDLRVALLSGIHPGRVRAALLGEPVRGTVIHP
- a CDS encoding DUF126 domain-containing protein; protein product: MSTVERRLKGRVIKAGRASGLALVSREPISFLGGVDPETACVIEVGHDLEGQSIAGRILVFPSGKGSTVGSYIIYRLARNGVAPAAIINSESEPIVAVGAIIAGIPMVDQVDISQIVTGDRVTIDGETVIID